The following are encoded together in the Vigna unguiculata cultivar IT97K-499-35 chromosome 2, ASM411807v1, whole genome shotgun sequence genome:
- the LOC114173579 gene encoding hsp70-Hsp90 organizing protein 3-like produces MADEAKAKGNAAFSSGDYATAIRHFSDAIALAPDNHVLYSNRSAAYASLKNYSDALIDAKKTVELKPDWSKGYSRLGAAHLGLSQYEDALSAYKKGLEFDPNNEPLRSGLADAQKALAEASRPRSSAANPFGDAFSGPEMWTRLTADPTTRAYLQQPDFVKMMQDIQRDPNKLNLYLKDQRVMQAIGVLLNVKIQTSPSADVDIPDSPPPSTSERKRAAEAEPAKQPEPEPEPEPMEVSEEDKSAKQKKAEALKEKEAGNAAYKKKDFDTAIQHYTKALELDDEDISYLTNRAAVYLEMGKYEDCIKDCDKAVERGRELRSDFKMIARALTRKGTALVKMAKCSKDYDPAIETFQKALTEHRNPDTLKKLNEAEKAKKDLEQQEYFDPKLADEEREKGNEFFKQQKYPEAVKHYTESIRRNPKDARAYSNRAACYTKLGAMPEGLKDAEKCIELDPTFVKGYTRKGAVQYFMKEYDKALETYREGLKYDANNQELLEGIRTCIQQINKASRGDLSPEELKERQAKAMQDPEIQSILQDPVMRQVLVDFQENPKAAQEHTKNPMVMNKIQKLVSAGIVQMR; encoded by the exons ATGGCCGACGAAGCCAAAGCCAAGGGCAACGCCGCTTTCTCCTCCGGGGACTACGCCACCGCTATCCGCCACTTCTCCGACGCCATCGCCTTGGCCCCCGACAACCACGTCCTCTATTCCAACCGATCCGCCGCGTACGCGTCCCTCAAAAATTACTCCGATGCCCTAATCGATGCCAAGAAGACCGTCGAACTCAAACCTGACTGGTCCAAGGGCTACAGTCGTCTCGGCGCCGCGCATCTCGGCCTCTCCCAATATGAAGACGCTCTTTCGGCTTACAAGAAGGGCCTCGAATTCGACCCCAACAACGAGCCCCTCAGGTCCGGTTTAGCCGATGCGCAGAAGGCTCTAGCTGAGGCCTCCAGGCCCCGCTCCTCCGCCGCCAACCCCTTCGGCGATGCATTCTCAGGGCCCGAGATGTGGACCCGGCTCACCGCGGACCCCACAACTAGGGCTTACCTCCAACAGCCGGATTTCGTGAAGATGATGCAGGATATCCAGAGAGATCCTAATAAACTCAACCTGTATTTGAAGGACCAGAGAGTCATGCAAGCCATAGGGGTTTTGCTCAACGTCAAGATTCAAACCTCTCCCTCCGCCGACGTCGACATTCCTGATTCGCCCCCTCCGTCCACGTCCGAGAGGAAGAGAGCCGCGGAAGCTGAACCCGCCAAGCAACCCGAGCCTGAACCCGAACCTGAGCCCATGGAGGTGTCTGAGGAGGACAAGAGCGCGAAGCAGAAGAAGGCTGAGGCTCTGAAAGAAAAGGAAGCCGGCAATGCAGCGTATAAGAAGAAGGATTTTGACACTGCAATTCAACATTACACCAAGGCTTTGGAGTTGGATGATGAGGATATATCGTATCTTACCAACCGCGCTGCTGTGTACTTGGAAATGGGAAAG TATGAGGACTGTATAAAAGATTGTGACAAGGCTGTTGAAAGAGGAAGAGAGCTAAGATCAGATTTTAAAATGATAGCTAGAGCTTTGACAAGGAAAGGAACTGCCTTGGTGAAAATGGCGAAGTGCTCAAAGGATTACGATCCTGCCATTGAAACATTCCAGAAAGCACTAACCGAGCATCGCAACCCTGACACTTTGAAGAAACTTAATGAAGCTGAAAAGGCAAAAAAGGATCTGGAACAACAAGAATATTTTGATCCAAAGTTGGCTGATGAGGAGAGAGAAAAAG GAAATGAATTCTTTAAGCAGCAGAAGTATCCCGAGGCTGTGAAGCATTACACAGAGTCTATCCGAAGAAATCCGAAAGATGCTAGG GCCTATAGTAACAGAGCAGCATGCTATACCAAGTTGGGGGCAATGCCTGAAGGTTTAAAGGATGCAGAGAAGTGTATTGAACTTGATCCAACCTTCGTGAAGGGTTATACCAGGAAGGGTGCGGTGCAGTATTTCATGAAGGAGTATGACAAAGCTTTGGAAACATATAGGGAGGGATTGAAATATGACGCTAACAACCAGGAGTTACTTGAAGGCATTAGAAC TTGTATACAACAAATTAATAAGGCTAGCCGTGGAGACTTAAGTCCTGAGGAATTGAAGGAGAGACAG GCAAAGGCAATGCAGGATCCAGAAATTCAGAGCATTCTCCAAGACCCTGTTATGAGACAG